The window GCTGGTGCTTCTGGTCCTGAAATAATGGTGCTCCCTCAGCATTcagagatgtggggcttgattcaaGTTCTGAGAGGAATATGAGACTATGCTCCGGGTCACCTCCTGGGAGCAGTGGAAGGACCTCTGATGAGCTACAAAGGGTCATGTCTGGGACACATGCCAACATTGGAGCTTAGGCATCCAGGATCCTCTGGAGAGACTGTCAAGGGAAAACTTGCCTActgctggttcttttttttttaatgtttattttttgagagagagagacagggtgcaagtgggggaggggtagagaaagagaggaagacacagaatctgaagcaggctccaggctctgagatgtcagaacagaacccgatgtgggacttgaacccacgagccatgaaatcatgacctgagctgaagtcagacacttaactgactgagccacccaggcgcccccagagctgGAGTCTTTATAAACCAAATCTCCAGAAGCAAGAGTTGAGTATTTTCTTAGTGTGGCACACACAGGTAGTATGACATTGTGCTGTCCATGAAAAGAGCCCATAGGCAGAGATGCAGATCTGGTGGGTAGAAATTGTCCCAAACACACAAATTTCTGAGATATATGGCTGGTGTATTCAATACATCTTGGACGATCTATGGTTTTCATCACTCTTTCCaacattttcttaatttgcttAATAAGCTGATACATTTTCTGGATGAAACAAAGATAAGATGGAGGAGgatgaaggggaaggggaggaggaggagtaaggaggcaaggagagaggaagaaatgaaggaaggagacagaaaagaaaaaagaaaaggaaaaggaaaaagaaaaggaaagaaacttcagaacagaggagaggagaggagaggagaggaggaggaagggaagggaagggaagggaagggaagggaaagagaaagagaaagagaaagagaaagagaaagagaaagagaaagagaaagagaaagagaaagagaaagaaggaaggaaagaaggaaggaaggaaagagagcaaatgtatataaaagtgtAATCAGCTACGTGAAGACACTGACAAGGTTAGCTAACAAGGTAAGGACTCAGTCACCAATTCACCCTGGTTTGCCCATACTGCCCTACTTATAACACCTGAAAGTCCCATATCCTGTGAAAGCATTAAATCTAGGTAAATTAGGAGTACTGGTCAAAAAGGACTCACACTTACTGATGCTTGCTTAGTCCCAGTGTAGTGCTGCTGCATCTACCCACCTGCTTTGGTTCTGTCTTGCCACATGGAAGAGATGATGCCAGACATCCTTTACCCAAGAGACTTTGGTTGAACTGGGATACAAGTTGAGTAGGGTGCTATGGGAGACAGATTTGCCTGTGGGAGTCTTGAATCAGGTTTTTGTGGGGAAACAGACCTGGGCTCATGCAGCTACTAAATTTGTCCCTGTGAACATACCAGCATCATGCCCATCACCTCAAGGACACTCCCAATCCACATACAACCTAAAGATAAAAGCTGGGGAGGGACCATGCTCTAACCCTAACTAGCAGGAACTAGATCACATGATGCAATGGTCATTGAAGTGAGAATGATGCTGCTGTTGTGACCACCTCCCTTTCACCTGAAAATGTTTCTGCGAGTTATTCTCAAATAGGAAACCATTAAACACTTATTTGTAACGATTCCTAACATTTAGGAAACAACTTCCTCATTTATGATTGCCCCCAGTGACTATGGAAAACAATGTAAACACCAACAAGGAAAGTCCTTCCCATTGGTCTAAACTTCGGGGGTCCAGCTCATAAAAGCCCCAGAAACGGAGGAGGCACCAGAATCTGACAACCTCACCTCTGGACAAgacctgcccaccctccacccctgacaccatgacccactcgtgctgctcctcttgctgccagcctacgtgctgcaggaccacctgctgccggaccacctgctgccagcccagcagctgtgggtccagcggctgtgggtccagctgctgccagccttgctgctgtCCAACTTGttgtcacaccacctgctgccggaccacctgctgccggaccacctgctgccagcccagctgctgtgggtccagtggctgtggacacaacggcggtgggtctagcggctgtgggtcaagctgctgccagccttgctgccaCCCAACTTGCTGTCAAACCACATGCtgcaggaccacctgctgccagcccagctgttgTGGGTCCAGCtgctgtgggtccagcggctgtggacacaactgcggtgggtctagcggctgtgggtcgagctgctgccagccttgctgctgcccaacttgctgtcacaccacctgctgccagcccagctgttgtgggtccagcggctgtggacaAAACTGCTGTGGGTCCCACTGCTGCCAGCCAGTTTGCTGTACCCCCGTGTACTGCACGAGAACCTGCTACCACCCCAcctgctgctgcctgcctgggtgCCTAGCCCAGGGCTCTGGATCCTGCTGCCAGCCTTCCTGCTGCTGATTGCCTCGCCAAGAACCACCATCGGACTTGCCACTTGGGAATCGGTCACTGCCACGCGTTGCGGAAAGCCAGCCCGCAATCCCCAACATCTCGGTTATTCGTCCGCCTGTCTACCATCTTGTGAATCAGCCTGATGAAGTGTGGACCGCTTCTCCCTGATtcgcttcttctttccttcctctggctcaTGTGCCAGCTTCCCCCAACCTGATACAGAGTTAGGATCTCTGTTTGCTCTCCGTAGTCAAGAACTTTATCCTGTCCCTCTAAATACGTCAGCGAAACACCTCCTCAGGAATGACCTATAACTCGTGGAAACTGCTGAAAGCCCACAcgggtatgttttctttctcggtGTACTCGTGAAGCTTGTACGCCTCTTGCTGCCTGTCATGTTCCCTTTCAATGTCTCCCTAGACGCGGGGAGTCTCACCTGTATCTCTTAATAAATTCTCTATCATTTGGAATCAcctattgtctttgttttttattttattttattttattattttaatatagtttattttccaattggctaacatacaacacccagtggtcatcccaacaagggccatcctcaatgcccatcacccattttcccctctcccacacccctgccatccatcctcagtttgttctctgtatttcagagtctcttgtggtttgcctccctctctctctgtttgtaactattgtTTTTGCCCTTGCCTTCCCCCACGgacttctgttcagtttctcaagatccacatatgagtgataatGTAGGAGATCTGTCCTTctttgactgactgatttcactcagcgtaatgcATCCAGTTGcattcatgttgctgcaaatggccagatttcattcttctcattgccaagtggtattccattgtatatataaatcacatcttctttatccattcatcagttgatggacatgtaggctctttccatattttggctattgttgaaagcgttgctagaaacattggggtcaTGTGCCCCcagcatcagcactcctgtatccctcgggtaaattcctagaagtgttactgctgggtcatagggtagttctatgtttaagtttttgaggaacctccacagttttccagagcggctgccccactttgcatttccaccaacagtgcaagagggttccgttTCTCCACTCCCTTGCCAGCAtgtgtagtttcctgatttgttcactttagccactctgactggtgtggggtggtatctcagtgtggtttgatGTGTAtttgcctggggcgcctgggtggcgcagtcggttaagcgtccgacttcagccaggtcacgatctcgcggtctgtgagttcgagccccgcgtcaggctctgggccgatggctcggagcctggagcctgtttccgattctgtgtctccctctctctctgcccctcccccgttcatgctctgtctctctctgtcccaaaaaaaaaaaaaaaaatgttgatgtgTATTTGCCTTATGAGgggtgatgctgagcatcttttcatgtgtctgttggccatctggatgtcttctttggaaaagtgtctatttgtgtcttctgtccaTTGTGTCAAGAGCATCCTtgaaacatcataaaagccatatatgaaaagcccacagctaatatcatcctccatggggaaaaactgagagtgtTCCCCGTGAGAGCAGGAACACGACAGGCATGTCCACTCtaaccactgttgtttaacatagtgttagaagcCCTAGCATTAGCAATTGGacagcaaaaatgaaataaaaggcatgaaaattggcaaagaggaagtcaaactttccctttttgcagacgacatggtACTCTACATGGACaacccaaaagactccaaaaGAAGACcccctagaactgatacatgaattcagcaaagttgcagggtacaaaatcaatgtacagaaatccattgaaTTTTTAGACACCAAtattgaagcaacagaaagagaaataaagaaactgatcccacttacaactgcaccaagaacgataaaatccctaggaataaacctaaccaaagaggtaaaagatctgtatgctgaaaactagagaaagcttatgaaggaaattgaagaagatgcaaagaaacggaaaagcattccatgctcatgggttggaagaataaatattgttaaaatgtcaatactactcaaagcattctatacattcaatgcaatcccaaacaaaattgcaccagcactcttctcaaagctagaagaaacagtcctacaatttgtatggaaccacaaaagaccctgaagagccaaagtaatactgaaaagaaatactgaaaaccaaagcgggaggcatcacaatcccagactttagcttctactacaaagctgtaatcatcaagacactatggtattggcacaaaaacagacacacagaccaatggaacagaatagagaatcaagaattggacccacaaatgtatggccaactaatctttcacgaAGCAGGGAAGagtattcaatgggaaaaagacagtctctttggcaaatggtgctgggagaactggaaagcaacatgcaaaagaatgaaactagaccactttcttttaccatacacaaaaacaaactcaaaatggatgaaagacctaaatatgagaccggaaaccatcaaaaccctagaggagaaaacaggcaacaacctcttcaacctcagccacagcaatttcttattcaAAGCATCTCCAAAGGCATGTGAATTCaaagcgaaaatgaactattgggacctcatcaagataaaacccGTATGCACCGCAAAGggaacagtcaacaaaactgaaagacgaccgatggaatgggaaaagatatttgcaaatgacatattggataaagggctagtatccaaaatctatgaagaacttaccaaactcaacacccaaaaaacagataatccagtgtCTTTGTGTTTTTGTACCCTGTTTCCAATGCAAGGATTTGTACGTACATTTTACATCACATGCAGTGTCCGTGTGGAGCCATACACAGTCCTCCACAAGTCATTATGCGCATTTTCAGCTGAGGAGATTTCACAGTGGAATGTCCCACAGCTGACATGGACACACTCGGATCCAAGACTGTGGTTCGGGCGCTTGCTGAAGCGCACTTACGTTCAGATCTCCAGACGTGGTGGCAAACACCCTTAGTCTCAGCACCAGCAAGATGTCCATCCGAGGCCTTCTTTGACCACAGAAGTGTTATTCTCCTGGACAGGCGGGCCATCACTGGCACTAAGTTGTAGACATCAGTGTCGTACAGCTCAGCCACAGCAGCCATATGTGAGGACAGCGGGACCCGCCCTTTAGAGCCCTGGGGAACCCAGGATGCTCCTGTTGCCTTGCGTGGCATCCAGGCCCTCAGCACTCTTCTGCCTCACATACAGGTGAGCCTGCAGTGTCCTCGTGAGCAACAGAGGCAGCTGAACACGCTTGTGTTTGGGTCGTGGAAATCACATTCTTGTTTGGCCTCCTTGTCCCCAGGACCTAATGGTATATAGTAAAATGGCATCTTGTGATTTTCTGCCAAACCTATGTCTCTCCCCTCCTGTAAGGCAGTTTGTCATCGTGATCAAAATGCTGCCCAGAGAGTTGATGAAGCATGGTGTCAGGGCCAGAGAGATCGTGCAATGGGCATGTAGGACTTTGAGTAATCCATGAGCTCTGAGCCatctaaggaaacagaataagcTCTGGTATATTGTGGAGGAAGTGTGAGCAaccgagggggaaaaaatgatgcctGCTCCATGGGGGTGAGGagaatgtgaggaagaaaaaagagacaaccaCGTGGGCATTCCTAGGAGTCAGGAACGAAGTCTGCTGCTTCTGGTCCTGAACTACTGGTGCCAACTCAGCACTCAGGGCTGTGAGGCCGATTCAGGCTCTGAGAGGAGTAGGAGACAGGGCCCCGGGTGACTTCctgggagcagtggagggaccTCTGATGAGCTTCGAAGGCCCCTATCCA of the Neofelis nebulosa isolate mNeoNeb1 chromosome 16, mNeoNeb1.pri, whole genome shotgun sequence genome contains:
- the LOC131498471 gene encoding keratin-associated protein 9-2-like, coding for MTHSCCSSCCQPTCCRTTCCRTTCCQPSSCGSSGCGSSCCQPCCCPTCCHTTCCRTTCCRTTCCQPSCCGSSGCGHNGGGSSGCGSSCCQPCCHPTCCQTTCCRTTCCQPSCCGSSCCGSSGCGHNCGGSSGCGSSCCQPCCCPTCCHTTCCQPSCCGSSGCGQNCCGSHCCQPVCCTPVYCTRTCYHPTCCCLPGCLAQGSGSCCQPSCC